The Bradyrhizobium diazoefficiens nucleotide sequence CTTGGAGCGCATCACGAAGAAGGGAACGGCATAGTCTCCTGGCAGGAGCGCGACCGGTGTCTTGGCCCGCCTTGGCCAGCGATGCCTCAAGCCTTGAGGCGCTCGCAAGGCCTGACGATGGCACCTCCGTGAAACAGGTTCGCCACGGATCGTGGATAGAAGGAAAGGAAAGGAAAGGAAAGGAAAGAAGAACACGTGCCCTTGCCGCTTGGATTTGAAGGGCATCATCCGCTTTTCCTCGGCGAGAACGTTGGTCCGAGCGGAACGATTTGACGAAGCGTCTAGCGATGCGTGCGACTTATGCAATGCCCACGCTGAGACACGATTTTTCATGAAGTAGGCTTGAACGCACTCAAGCCCTCGCGCAAGGACGTGCGGTGCATTCCGAGTTCGTCGCCTGCACGGAGGATGTGTTCGATCTTTATGCCGAAACCCCGATCAGAAGCGCCCGGTGGTCTGCTTTGACGAAAGCCCGACCCCAACTCATCGTCGAGGTTGCTCCGACCGATCCCGGTCAAAGCCGGCCAGCTCGAGCACTACGATTGCGAGTACAAGCGCAACGGCACCTTCAGTCTGTTCATCTTCCTTGACGCGCGCACCGGCCCTTGGCGCAAGGTCGACGTCACCGACAGCCGCGCCGCGGCCGGCTTCGCCGCCTGCATGCGCGACCGTCGCCGACGGTCACTTGGCAGAGCGAATCCGAGCCCTGCTGGATAATATGCCCACCCACTCCGTCGGCGCGCTTTACCAAGCCTTCCTTTCGGCCGAGGCGCGCCGCCGCCTGTGCTGGCTCCAGTTCCACTACGTCCCCAAGCATGCCAACTGGCTGAGCATGGCCGAGATCGAGATTGGCGTGCTGCGCAGCCACTTCCTGGATCGGCGGATCCAATGGACACAACGCATCCTGTCCGAGGTGGGGCCTGGGAGCGACAACACAATGCCTCGCGCGCCCGCATCAAATGGATGTTCACAACTGAGAACGCTCGCGCCAAAGCGGGCCGCGCTTACATCAGCCGGTCTTCGGCCAAAGAGGCATAATCACCGTGCCGAGAACCAGTCGCTCAGTCCGCCTCCCTTGGTCTGCACGCATTAGGACGGCAAGACCCAGCGCGTATCCTGTACATGCTTCACCGCGCCATTCAGCTCCTCCGGGGTTTCGTAGCTGGGCATTTCGGCCTCGTTGAGCCAACCGAAGCCGAGATATCGGAACTGATCCGCTGGCACCGCCACCCGACTGTGGCCGAGCTCGCGAAGGAAGTCCTTCGACCAGTCGTGGATCGTATAAGCCTCAAGCTTGTCCATCATCGGTCGCCAGCGTTCGATGCGTTCCTCGCGCGGCATCTCAGTCGCTGTCGAAATCGCAGTCGCGATGTCGTCAGGAGAGGCCGGATCCACGTGCAGTGCCTCATTTCCGTTGAGGTCTTCTGCCGCCCCGGCGAACTTCGATAAAATCAGCACACCCGGGTCGTTTGGATCTTGCGCAGCAACGTACTCTTTTGCCACCAGGTTCATGCCGTCACGCAACGGTGTCACCAGACCAACTTCCGCGGTACGATAGAGGCCCGCGAGTTGCATCTGCGATACGTGGCCCTTCTCGTAGAGCACCGGCTTCCAGCCCTGGTCCGTTCCGTGCTTACGGTTGACATCGCTGACGAGGCTGTCGATATCGCTCTGATATTCACTGTATGCTGGAATGTCCCCGCGCGAAGGCGTCCCAATCTGCAACAGCGAAATGCTGTGCGGCTTATCGGCCAACACCTGATCAAGAGCTTTGATCCGATTGTCGATACCCTTAGTATAGTCAAGGCGATCCACGCCGATCGCTAGCTTCGTGCCATCGAGTTTGTCCTGCATCGACGAGATCTCCTGACGATGCGTCGCGAGCGATTGCACTGCGTAGTCAACGAACTGCTTCGGATCGATCCCAATCGGAAACGTTTGGCACCGAGTCAGGCCACGAGCCGAAATAACAGCATCGCTCTTGCTCTCCAGCCCCAGATGCGCCTGTAGGCAACAGAGGAAATTATCCAGATCGCTGCGGGTTTGAAAGCCGACAAGATCGTATGCCAGCATCGATTCCATCAACTCGTGATGATGGGGAACCTTCTCCATCACGTCAGGCCTCGGCCATGGCGTATGCAAGAAAAAGCCGATCGGCTGCTGAATCGAGAGCTCGCGCAGCTCATCGCCGAGAGGAAGGAAATGATAGTCATGCACCCAAATCGCGCCTCTGTTCTTAAGGCGTGAGAGCGCGCGCGCCATGGAGCAGTTGATCTCACGATAGCTCTTATAATGCGCCTCCTCCGAAGGCGACATCCGTTCAGTCAGCGAATGGAATGCCGGCCACAGAGTGGAGTTTGCAAATCCATAGTAGAAGCTATCATAGTGGGCGGCCGGTAGATCTATCTTTGCAACCTGACCCGTGCCGTGCCGCTTGAGATCATTTAGCCGCTCGCTGCCCTCGCTTAGCGTGCCGGAGGACCCCGTCCAAACGGCGCCGGAACGTTCAACGACTGGCTCAAGGGCCGCGGCAAGACCACCCGTCTTGGGCTTGCTGGGATCGAAGGTCGACACACGGTTCGAAACAACAACTAGTTTCTCATCTGACAGCTGAGACTCCATGCCAGTTGCCGCCTCGCGCTGGGCAAGGACAACATGAGGGCCATCCGCTGGCCTCGCCCGCCCCAGTGCGGCTTGGCTCAGCTGCTGCTCGAAATCGGCTTGGTTCATTTTCAGCTGTTCTGGCCTGGCGCGCGACGTGACAGGAGCAGCTGCAGGAACGGATTTCATGACATTAAACGGATCCATTCTATACCTCCGATTCAGTCATCAGAACGGTTAGCGCGGGACGTCCATGCTTCTCATCTTAGGAGCTCGAGCTTTCGAGAAACTGACTAGATTCAGAGCGAGTATTGGTGGCCGCAAGAAAAAGCTGGAAACGGTGCCAATCTCTATTGTTTTGAGGATGCCACGATGGAAGTCGAGGCGTCCTATGACGAATTTCTTACGACGACCGACTGAAGAGGATACGCTTTGAAGACCAGGCTCGGCCGTCTGAGTGGCGGCTTGAGCTTTCGGGAGAAGAACCACCCTTCTCCGCGACAAGTCGCGCAACTTGCGCTGCTCCATTACCACGCATGTCGCCAGATGCATTGAGGATACCGGATTTATCCTTCATGCCTCACAGCAGATCTTGAACGCATTCTCGCCACGCTGGCCGACGGGATCCGCGGCGCATTGCGGGGGCCAGCCGTGGCGGACGACTGACTTCGCTACCCGCGTGCGAAACAGCTCGCGCCGATCGAGAACAGGTGTCGTAGCGACGCCCAACCATGGCTGCATCGCGATCAGCGGAGTGCGCGCGAGGTGAAGAGACCGTTCAGCACGATCGTTCAGCGCGACATCGACGGTCATGGAACCTTGTGAGCGACCACGTCATGGTGTCGCTCCGATCACATTGGCCGGTGTCCGGTCCACGCCCCCTTCGCCGCAAAGATGGGCATGCAGCGCAGCGACACATTGATCTGCGTTCTTGTTGTCACGTTTTTGACCTGGGACGATCGTGAGATCGGCAAGTTGATAAAATGGCGCGCGCTCGCTGATCAGCTGCGCGATCGTGTCCTCGCGGCTCGCGGTCTGCAACAGCGGGCGAGTGGTGTCACGACGAAGGCGTTTCCTGATCTCGCCTATATCGGTATTTAGCCAGATCGAGACCGCCTTATCGGCAGCGTGCCGCCGCGTCTCCTCATGCATGAATGCGCCGCCACCGGTCGCCAGCACCACCGGCCCGGACCCAAGAAACCGTGCGATCGAGCTCGCCTCGAGCTCCCGGAAATGCTGCTCTCCTTTGCTCGCAAAAATCTCTGTTATCGACATGCGAGCCGCCGTCTCAATTTTTTTGTCGGAATCGATGAAGGGCAGGCCTAGTCGTCGCGCAAGATAGGGGCCAATGGTGGATTTTCCGGAACCGGGCATGCCGACGAGGACGATCGGCCGCCCGTTAAGAGCCGCGACAATCTCCTTTGCACCAGGCTCGAGCGTTCTTGACTGTTCGGCAGATCGCAAGCCGAATGCCGCGCGAACGCCACCGGTATACGCCCCTTCGATTGACCAGTGGGGAATGTTTCTGACACCTTCCGGTATCGCAACTTCTTTGCAGATATCTCGCGCGCGTTGCGTGAGTTGCTCTATCTTATGGGGATCCGGTGCATCCCCTCTGCGCCGTCGCTGGATCTCCTTATACGTGTCGTGATTGGCAACTTTCGCCTTGTAGCTGGCCGGCGTGTGGAACTCCGCATCGAAGCGGTAGCCACCGGGCGTCGCGAGCACAGTCTTCATGCCAACAAACGTCGGAACGCTCATCCTGAACCAGTTGGTGGTGCTGATTTCCGCGTAGCCTTGCTCCTCGAACGCCAGCATGGCTCGCCGGAACGCACGTACAAAGTCCTTGTCGGGCACTTCGAAGACATGGCGAACAGCACTGCTGATCAGCTGTGAGTCGCGTTCGGCGGCATCATTCATCTGCATGAGTTGGTCTCTGAGGGAGTTCTCCGTTTTCAGCCGGTGGTCGAGATGGGGCATTTTCACGTCGATGCCCGTTTGCCGGAGACTTTCGACAACCTGCAGTGCCGCTGCGGTGATTTCCTTCTCTTCAGCAGAGGCGCGGGCAGCCTCAATTCGAGCGCGCTCTGAAGCCTGCTCGCGGGTTAGCGTCATTGTGTTGGAAGATTCCGGGGCAGCCCGTAGTGCAAAGGGGCGAGGCAAGATCCCTTTATCCGAAGCGAGTTTGATCGAGACTTCCATGATTGAAGCCGCCAATGTGGGATTGTCCTTCAGATCCGCCAAGGTCGTGTCGATATTGAATCTTCCCTGGTTGAGGGTCGCCGCCATGGACTTGACATAGGGTACAGGCTTCACGCCCGGCGTCTGTTGCAGGAGCCGCTGGAGTCCTTGGCATTTCTTCATGAAAAGCGCGACGCTCGTGTCGGATTTAAAGGCGTCCGTTCCGACCTTGATGCCGAGGCTCAGGAGGTTACTTGCGCTTTGCACGAGGTCATCCGCAATGTACCCATCCGGACGCGGATCGATGCGCGCAGGATAGTGGTCGAGCAAGACCTGGATGCGGTCGCGTGGGTGGGTGGCTGCTGGATAGGCCTCCGCCAGATCTGGGAAAAGCTCTGCAAGCGCCCGGCTCACCGTCAGCCTGTTGTCGCCCACGGTTTCGGCTGTTTCGGGGAGCACCTGCTCATCCGTGCTTTCTGCCCACGCCTGGAGCTCGGAGACGAGCAACTCGGCAAACTCGTGGGCGACTGGATGGTCTGCAGCCTTGATCTCGCGCCTTGCTCTGTCGAGCTTGTCCTCTATGTCATGGCCACTCACCTGTTCCTGGTTCAGTAGCTGACGGATGTCGCGCCTGAGTTCGTGGTGAACACCCTCGTACGTACCAAAGATGGCGCGCTCGGCAAACCAGCGTCGTGCTTGATGGGACTGCGCCAGAAAGCTCCGCTGCAGGCCGCTATAAATTTCCAAAGCATCCCGCGTCGCCGCGAGGATCTGGCTGGCACGACTGAATTGGTAATTGTCGCTCTCAATGGCCGGAGTATAGGACTTTGGCGGCTTGAGCGAGCGAACTCCGCGAGCTTGCTCCTTCTCATCGAACTCGCGAACATGCTCATATAGCTGGGGCCGGTCGCCAATGATAACGACGGTATCTCCGTCGAAGTCGCCGTCGAGCTTTTTCTGCTCGCCAGTCGGGACGGCCACCAACGACCCCGGAGCGAACACCTCGGTCGCCTGCAGGATGCCGACGCAGTCGAGCGGCGTGTCTTTCTTTGCGCGGTCCTTGCGCTCGGTCCAGCTCGAATGGCTCTTGATGTCCTCGGCCGACAACACCAGTCCACGGTCGGCGTAGTCGGCCGGCCACATCGCATCCGGCACCACGATCAGAATGCCTTTGGCAAAGAAGCTCGGATCGTCCGCCGCCAGCTCCTCCCGTGACTTCTGGGCAACACTGAAACTGTACTGCATGGCCGCGCATCGATCGAGAAATGCCGCGGTCGGATCGCCGTCGGCTGCCGACTTGACTCGTTCGGGTGCGAGCGGGCGCAGGTTGGGGGTGTCATAGGGAGATCGCCCGATCAGCACGCCTCCGGTTCGGGTCAACGTTTCGCTCTTGCGCTTCGGCACATGGAGGTCATCATCGCTCGACGGGACGGCAACAGCACCGGACCCATCGATGTGGCCTGCCGTCACCGTGCGAAACAGCTGATCGCCGATCAAGCTGTCCCTTCCTCTGCTCTCAAGCCAAACGTTGGCCTTCTCGCGCGCCTCGTCCGCAACCCGCTCACTGCGCGGATAATGTTGCAGCGCCGAGGCCGGCACGGACGATCTCTTTGCCTCACCAAAGGCCGGCATCCGATCGGGACCTTCCTGGGGGCGGGCCCGGCGAACCGCTGGCATACGCTCGGCCAACGATGCCTTGATGAAGCCACAGCCGTCATGCGGCCGCAAAGCAATCGGGCCTTGCGCTCCCATCAGTTTGAAGGGATGTGCCTCGTTGCTCGGGCGGTCTGGCGTCAGCAACAGCTTGAAGGCGCCCTCCAGCGCGTAGTCATGAGGGCCTAGGCCGGTGATCGCTGGTGGCGCCGCAAACCCCCTGCGCTGAGCGTACCAATAGGCCTCTTTAAATGGCGCCCAGGCCCGCAATAGCTTCTCGAACGAGGTGCCCGGAGCGGTTTCGGCGTAGGGAACAGCGAGCAGCTTTCCTCCCGAAGGCGCCGCTGCGGGCTTGCCTGGAGCATGGGCGCCGATTTCCAACTCGGTTCGTTTTGGCGCCTTTAACTTGCTGCCGCCGAACAGGTCCATGCGGTATGGCACGCCCTTGTACGTGAATGTACGTGCCAGCATGAAGGCGCTCGGCTTTGCTGGCAGCTGCACCGCGACCACCTCGATCGTTCCCGAGGTCAGCCGATGAAAAATCGAATATCGTGTCTCGGTCTCCGTGGGCAGTGGCCGCCCCTGCATGTCCACCACGGGCAACCGCATCAGACCCGCTTCGCCCTGTGGGGGCCTAGGATCGTGGTCCATGGCTCGCAAGACCTTGTGGACATCGAATACGGCCGCCGGATATTTCTCCCGGATCATTGCCGCGTTCTGCTCGACGAATGTATCCAGCGCATCGACCGGATCATCCGCCTCGATCTGCGCGATCAGATTCCAGCTCATATTGGAAAGATCGCCTTGGATGAGGTCGCGCGTGCTGGCCAGGATCTTTCTGGTTCCGCGATGCAGCTCTTGCTGCCTCATCCGCAAATCGGACTTCTTGCCCTCGACGTCCGGTCGCTTGAACATGTTCGCCAAGACCGCGCGAGCCTTGAGCACCTGATAAATCGAGAGGGCGGGACCGCGACTGGCGAGCGGCCCACGGATACGCTCGGCCTTGCTTGCGTTGAAATGTGCCTCGATCTTTTGCTCCACGACGGGTTGGATGTCGTTCAGCAAGTAGAGAGCCTGTCTGCGGTGCCAGCGCAGGTGCGGGCTGCGCGCCAGCGGCATCAGTGCGGCACAGAGATTGCCCATTGTTTCGATGTCATTTTCAGCGGCGAATTCAGGGGCACGAAGCAATTGGTTGAGCCGATCCAACCCGGTCAGTGCGAGCAAACCAAGATCGTCGATCAGCCGGGCCTTCGCCAAGGCCTTAAAAATGGTTGCGATGGCCAATGCATCGCTGTGCTCCAGCCGATCATTGGCATAGTGCAGGTGGTGGGCCAGCTGATGTAAGCGATCCGTCAGCAGCGCGGTTTCAACGATCTCCCCCGCGTCTTCGCCTCGCGTGATGCCTCGGCCCAGGGCATTGGCGATCATGTTGAACTGAGGCATCGTGAAGGCACCGAAACGTTGGCCTCCCCGGCCAAGCCCACGCGCTATGTCCACGACCGCCTTGTGACACGCCACTTCTTCCGGCCACTTGCTGAAGCCATTCACCAGGTTTGCCAATTGCAACGGCGTGACATCGGAAATCGGGCGGCGACAGATCTCACGCGCAATCACGACTGCGGTTTGGCAAGTGTCCTCATCCTCCGACCACTTGCTCAAGCCGTTTACCAGGGTCGATAGAGTTTGATAATCGGCATGAGAGAGTCGGTCGCCCTCACGGAACTCACGGGCGATCGCCACTGTGGCCCGGCGCGCGTCCTGCTCTTCCGGCCACTTGCTGAAGCCGTTCACCAGATTTGCCAGCTCCTGCTGAGTAAACCCGGAGAGTTGATCGCGACGGCGACAGATTTCGCCGGCGATCACAACTGTGGCTTGGCCCGTGTACGCATCTTCCGTCCACTTGCTGAAACCGTTCACCAGATTCGATAGCTCCTGCCGCGCAAAACCGGCGAGTTGGTCGGTACGGCGGCAGACCTCAGCGGCGATCGCGAGTATGGCCTGGCGAGTGTCCTCCACCAGCCACTTGCTGAAGCCGTTCGTCAGGTTTGCCAATCCCTGGCTGGTAAAAGCAGAGAGACGGTCAGCGCCGCGATGGATCTCGCAGGCAATCGCGATTGTGCCTTGGCGAGAGGATTCCTCTCCCGGCCACTTGCTGAAACCATTCACCAGGTTCGCCAGCTCCTGTTGACCAAAATCAGACGGTTGGCGCCGAAGAACTTCGCTGGCGATCGCAATTGCACCCTGGCGAGCCGGCTCCTCTCCCGGCCACTTGCTGAAACCGTTCACCAGGTTCGCCAGCTCCTGTTGAGTAAAATCGGACGGTTGGCGCCGAAGGACTTCATTGGCGATCGCGATTGTGCCCTGGAGCGCGGCCTCCTCTTGCGGCCACTTGCTGAAACCGCTCACCAGGTTCGCCAGCTCTTGTTGGGTAAAAGCAGAGAGTTGATTGGCGCGACGATAGACCTCACCGGCGATCGCGCGTACGGCATGTTGCGTATCGGCGTCCCCCGGCCACTTGCTGAAACCGTTGACCAGGTTGGCCAATGCTTGGCTGGAAAAAACAGAGAGGCGGTCAGCCCGACGATGGACCTCACGCGCAATCGCAATTGTGCCCAGGCGAGAGGGCTCTTCTTCCGGCCACTTGCTGAAGCCATTCACCAGCATAGCCAGACCCTGGCCCGTAAAGGCCGGGAGCCGCGTGGCGCGGCTGGAGAGTTCGGTTGCGATCAGGCGTGCAGCTGGCAGACAGGCTTCTGCTGTTGGCCATTTGCTCAAGCCGTTCATCAGGATTGCCAACTGTCGGTCATTGCAATGAGCGAGCCCTGCGGCGCCGCGACGGACGAGTTCACTTGCGGCGGCAAATATGGCTTGGCCTATGTCGTCCTCTTCGGGCCACTTGCTGAAGCTGTTGACCAGGCTCGCCAATTGCCGCGGGGTCAAATCAGCTAGTCCGCCGTCGCTGACGGCGCGCCGGCGCAGTTCAGCAGCAATCAAACCTGTGGCTTGCAGACAGGCATCCTGTTCCGGCCATTTGCTAAAGCCATTCACGACCGCCGCCAAGTGCCGGTGAGTAAGTACCGAAATTTCGTCCGGGCGGCCTTGGATCGCATCGGCGATTGCGACGATGGCTTGGCGGGAGTTCAGCTCTCCCTTTGGCCACTTGCCGAAAGCATTGGCCAGGACTGCCAAATTCTGTGGAGCAAAACCAGGCAGCTTGTCGTCAAGGCCGGCGCGGCCGCAGAGTTCGGCCGCGATCAAGCCTGCCGCTTTGAGGCAGTTCTCGGTCTCCGGCCAGTTGCTGAACGCATTGAACAGGCTCGTCACTTCCGATGGTGTAAAATCAGGCAGTAGGTCGGCACGTGCAATGACCTCCTTGGCGACCGCGATTTTTGCCGAGTCAGAAGCGCTCTCGTCCGGCCACTTGACCAATCCATTGACCAGGCCTGCCAGGCCCTGCGGATCAAAGTCAGAGAGCCCTTCGTTGCGCGCGGCGATCTCGTGAGTGATCACGACTGTGATGTCGCGGCAGATCGTCTCTTTCGGCCACTTGCTGAAGCCGCTCACCAGATTCGAT carries:
- a CDS encoding trehalose-6-phosphate synthase codes for the protein MDPFNVMKSVPAAAPVTSRARPEQLKMNQADFEQQLSQAALGRARPADGPHVVLAQREAATGMESQLSDEKLVVVSNRVSTFDPSKPKTGGLAAALEPVVERSGAVWTGSSGTLSEGSERLNDLKRHGTGQVAKIDLPAAHYDSFYYGFANSTLWPAFHSLTERMSPSEEAHYKSYREINCSMARALSRLKNRGAIWVHDYHFLPLGDELRELSIQQPIGFFLHTPWPRPDVMEKVPHHHELMESMLAYDLVGFQTRSDLDNFLCCLQAHLGLESKSDAVISARGLTRCQTFPIGIDPKQFVDYAVQSLATHRQEISSMQDKLDGTKLAIGVDRLDYTKGIDNRIKALDQVLADKPHSISLLQIGTPSRGDIPAYSEYQSDIDSLVSDVNRKHGTDQGWKPVLYEKGHVSQMQLAGLYRTAEVGLVTPLRDGMNLVAKEYVAAQDPNDPGVLILSKFAGAAEDLNGNEALHVDPASPDDIATAISTATEMPREERIERWRPMMDKLEAYTIHDWSKDFLRELGHSRVAVPADQFRYLGFGWLNEAEMPSYETPEELNGAVKHVQDTRWVLPS
- a CDS encoding shikimate kinase, with translation MFSRAVVRYSKQLRGQDLSEFLQTAAGRFDARFVAQFEDDLRSSWGYATTCNAVSREAGGEAGIAACRALAVRLSRLDNTRMKEISPSALSLFASSFGRDPSAECQAAIISIAELCCDESFAFDELQNQSQALLVNGFSKWPDEESCGEATEAIARQVCGARLSEYIPQNLANLVNGFSKWPEQAHCSQAAGLLAGEIYRRAARRDGLFDFNQQGLANLVNGFGKWPEDRCGKAIVAIAKEIVARADQLPDFTSQGLANLVNGFSKWPEEEESGRATAAIGNEVSRRAQNNELRGFVSQDLANLVNGFSKWSNKAGCCKGTVDIAAELCRYAVLDASLSDFHPQHLANLVNGFSKWPDEAIAARAAGFVGSVLCRRATRADGLSDFSAQHLANLVNGFTKWPEQTGCTEAALAIADEVVHAEASRLSSFSPQLLANLVSGFSSRPEESCRRATVKMAGEVLSRADREGQFPAFGPQGLANLVSGFSKWPEPCRDVAVAIGNEILARKEELSAFDPQALSNLVSGFSKWPKETICRDITVVITHEIAARNEGLSDFDPQGLAGLVNGLVKWPDESASDSAKIAVAKEVIARADLLPDFTPSEVTSLFNAFSNWPETENCLKAAGLIAAELCGRAGLDDKLPGFAPQNLAVLANAFGKWPKGELNSRQAIVAIADAIQGRPDEISVLTHRHLAAVVNGFSKWPEQDACLQATGLIAAELRRRAVSDGGLADLTPRQLASLVNSFSKWPEEDDIGQAIFAAASELVRRGAAGLAHCNDRQLAILMNGLSKWPTAEACLPAARLIATELSSRATRLPAFTGQGLAMLVNGFSKWPEEEPSRLGTIAIAREVHRRADRLSVFSSQALANLVNGFSKWPGDADTQHAVRAIAGEVYRRANQLSAFTQQELANLVSGFSKWPQEEAALQGTIAIANEVLRRQPSDFTQQELANLVNGFSKWPGEEPARQGAIAIASEVLRRQPSDFGQQELANLVNGFSKWPGEESSRQGTIAIACEIHRGADRLSAFTSQGLANLTNGFSKWLVEDTRQAILAIAAEVCRRTDQLAGFARQELSNLVNGFSKWTEDAYTGQATVVIAGEICRRRDQLSGFTQQELANLVNGFSKWPEEQDARRATVAIAREFREGDRLSHADYQTLSTLVNGLSKWSEDEDTCQTAVVIAREICRRPISDVTPLQLANLVNGFSKWPEEVACHKAVVDIARGLGRGGQRFGAFTMPQFNMIANALGRGITRGEDAGEIVETALLTDRLHQLAHHLHYANDRLEHSDALAIATIFKALAKARLIDDLGLLALTGLDRLNQLLRAPEFAAENDIETMGNLCAALMPLARSPHLRWHRRQALYLLNDIQPVVEQKIEAHFNASKAERIRGPLASRGPALSIYQVLKARAVLANMFKRPDVEGKKSDLRMRQQELHRGTRKILASTRDLIQGDLSNMSWNLIAQIEADDPVDALDTFVEQNAAMIREKYPAAVFDVHKVLRAMDHDPRPPQGEAGLMRLPVVDMQGRPLPTETETRYSIFHRLTSGTIEVVAVQLPAKPSAFMLARTFTYKGVPYRMDLFGGSKLKAPKRTELEIGAHAPGKPAAAPSGGKLLAVPYAETAPGTSFEKLLRAWAPFKEAYWYAQRRGFAAPPAITGLGPHDYALEGAFKLLLTPDRPSNEAHPFKLMGAQGPIALRPHDGCGFIKASLAERMPAVRRARPQEGPDRMPAFGEAKRSSVPASALQHYPRSERVADEAREKANVWLESRGRDSLIGDQLFRTVTAGHIDGSGAVAVPSSDDDLHVPKRKSETLTRTGGVLIGRSPYDTPNLRPLAPERVKSAADGDPTAAFLDRCAAMQYSFSVAQKSREELAADDPSFFAKGILIVVPDAMWPADYADRGLVLSAEDIKSHSSWTERKDRAKKDTPLDCVGILQATEVFAPGSLVAVPTGEQKKLDGDFDGDTVVIIGDRPQLYEHVREFDEKEQARGVRSLKPPKSYTPAIESDNYQFSRASQILAATRDALEIYSGLQRSFLAQSHQARRWFAERAIFGTYEGVHHELRRDIRQLLNQEQVSGHDIEDKLDRARREIKAADHPVAHEFAELLVSELQAWAESTDEQVLPETAETVGDNRLTVSRALAELFPDLAEAYPAATHPRDRIQVLLDHYPARIDPRPDGYIADDLVQSASNLLSLGIKVGTDAFKSDTSVALFMKKCQGLQRLLQQTPGVKPVPYVKSMAATLNQGRFNIDTTLADLKDNPTLAASIMEVSIKLASDKGILPRPFALRAAPESSNTMTLTREQASERARIEAARASAEEKEITAAALQVVESLRQTGIDVKMPHLDHRLKTENSLRDQLMQMNDAAERDSQLISSAVRHVFEVPDKDFVRAFRRAMLAFEEQGYAEISTTNWFRMSVPTFVGMKTVLATPGGYRFDAEFHTPASYKAKVANHDTYKEIQRRRRGDAPDPHKIEQLTQRARDICKEVAIPEGVRNIPHWSIEGAYTGGVRAAFGLRSAEQSRTLEPGAKEIVAALNGRPIVLVGMPGSGKSTIGPYLARRLGLPFIDSDKKIETAARMSITEIFASKGEQHFRELEASSIARFLGSGPVVLATGGGAFMHEETRRHAADKAVSIWLNTDIGEIRKRLRRDTTRPLLQTASREDTIAQLISERAPFYQLADLTIVPGQKRDNKNADQCVAALHAHLCGEGGVDRTPANVIGATP